One window from the genome of Cricetulus griseus strain 17A/GY chromosome 2, alternate assembly CriGri-PICRH-1.0, whole genome shotgun sequence encodes:
- the C2H1orf159 gene encoding uncharacterized protein C1orf159 homolog isoform X3, with the protein MWLVPSRGSGGPDVAASLFLGTLFISTGLILSVAGFFYLKRSSKLPEVFYRRDRAPVLQPGETAAMVPLPQSSGLCESSHLRTLQFIVLGQKKTKSQGQGRTWPDQSRRGKEKTTGVIESGQQEYLSTMDLGQASGCLCYWSQSPVHPTTVWQSLPNPRCSLPTNSFEQHFLLLCHLIKVS; encoded by the exons ATGTGGCTGGTGCCTAGTAGGGGCTCAG GGGGTCCTGATGTGGCAGCTTCCCTCTTCCTGGGGACACTCTTCATCAGCacaggcctcatcctctctgtggCTGGGTTCTTCTACCTCAAGCGCTCCAGTAAACTTCCTGAGGTTTTCTACAGGAGAGACAGAG CCCCTGTCCTGCAGCCTGGTGAAACA GCTGCGATGGTCCCCCTGCCACAGTCTTCAG GCCTATGTGAGAGCTCCCATCTCAGGACCCTGCAATTCATTGTGCTTGGCCAGAAGAAAACTAAATCTCAGGGACAGGGAAGAACCTGGCCTGACCAAAGTAGGCGAGGAAAAGAAAAGACCACTGGTGTTATTGAGTCTGGTCAGCAAGAATATCTCAGCACAATGGACCTGGGGCAGGCCAGCGGCTGCCTATGCTACTGGTCACAGTCTCCAGTCCATCCCACTACAGTGTGGCAATCCCTGCCCAACCCTAGATGCTCCTTGCCCACCAACTCCTTTGAACAACACTTTCTTCTACTATGTCACCTGATCAAAGTTTCTTGA
- the Rnf223 gene encoding RING finger protein 223 codes for MSSSQQVWHTAMPPHCQSSSTTTVPRSPGSVGSPRSPSTPGSEKVASPLECSICFSGYDNVFKTPKELSCTHVFCLECLARLAAAQPAGRPGREAVPCPFCRQPTTVPAAGAPALRTSRQLQAKMPVHLRKEEPVWLEGTKLCCRPLPTTSGQEASDFVCVDVGLSKPAEPTLPAPVQDPAPNQGYLARCWARFGDWRRVTLVSVLLLMLFCVVLWPVQCALKTGNLRCINRPPAATATVTPITNALFFGPLANN; via the coding sequence ATGTCATCAAGCCAGCAGGTGTGGCATACAGCTATGCCACCCCATTGCCAGAGCAGCTCCACAACCACAGTGCCCAGGTCTCCTGGTTCAGTTGGCAGCCCCAGATCCCCCAGTACTCCTGGCTCAGAGAAGGTGGCCTCCCCACTGGAGTGTTCCATCTGTTTCTCAGGCTATGACAACGTCTTCAAGACGCCCAAGGAGCTCTCCTGTACTCACGTCTTCTGCCTTGAGTGTTTGGCTAGGCTGGCGGCTGCCCAGCCTGCAGGCCGTCCTGGCAGAGAAGCTGTGCCCTGCCCATTCTGCCGGCAGCCTACAACTGTACCTGCTGCTGGAGCTCCTGCACTGCGCACCAGTCGTCAGCTACAGGCCAAGATGCCGGTGCACCTACGGAAGGAGGAGCCTGTGTGGCTTGAGGGCACCAAACTGTGTTGCCGTCCCTTGCCCACCACTTCTGGACAAGAGGCCagtgactttgtgtgtgtggatgtagGCCTGAGCAAACCAGCTGAGCCCACCCTACCTGCACCTGTCCAGGATCCTGCACCCAACCAAGGCTATCTGGCCCGCTGTTGGGCAAGATTTGGAGACTGGCGTCGTGTAACACTGGTGTCTGTGCTGTTGCTAATGCTATTTTGTGTGGTACTCTGGCCTGTGCAATGTGCACTCAAAACTGGAAATCTGCGCTGCATTAACCGGCCACCTGCAGCCACTGCCACTGTCACCCCCATTACCAATGCCCTCTTTTTTGGACCTCTAGCCAACAACTAG